In the [Clostridium] colinum genome, one interval contains:
- a CDS encoding DEAD/DEAH box helicase produces MTNLKFEELQLSNQLVRAVKDMGFEEATPIQSKAITKVLEGKDIIGQSQTGTGKTAAFGLPCIDMIDTENKKLQAVILSPTRELAIQICEEFRKFLKYKDDIKVLPVYGGQPIERQIGALKKGVQIVVGTPGRVMDHMKRRTLKMETVKMVILDEADEMLDMGFRDDIEAILDKIPEDRQTVLFSATIAKEIMELTDKYLVNPEIIKVARKELTVPNIEQIYFEIKEKTKVEATSRLIDMHFPELVVIFCNTKKRVDELVEHLQGRGYFAEGLHGDLKQIQRDIVMKKFRNRTIEILVATDVAARGIDVDDVDMVINYDLPQDEEYYVHRIGRTGRAGRSGKAFSFVVGREIYKLRDIMKYTKAKIKLGKLPSLMDIEEAKTNNFIEKIKGVIEEGRLTKYINIVENIINEDISAVDISAALLKMSLYDENTEDIDFEDDLEDNNEKLVRLFINVGKKKRVRAKDIVGAIAGECGIPGKAIGDIDIYDEYTFLDVPKKYVKDILKGMKGKKIKKVSVKVERAKSR; encoded by the coding sequence ATGACAAATTTAAAATTTGAAGAGTTACAACTATCTAACCAGCTAGTAAGAGCAGTTAAAGATATGGGGTTTGAAGAAGCTACACCTATACAGTCTAAGGCGATAACAAAAGTTTTAGAAGGTAAGGATATAATAGGACAATCTCAAACAGGTACAGGTAAAACAGCTGCTTTTGGTCTACCTTGTATAGATATGATAGATACAGAAAATAAAAAATTACAAGCGGTTATATTATCACCTACAAGAGAACTTGCAATACAAATATGTGAAGAATTTAGAAAATTTTTAAAATATAAAGATGATATAAAAGTTTTACCAGTATATGGTGGACAACCTATAGAAAGACAAATAGGAGCATTAAAAAAAGGTGTTCAAATAGTTGTTGGAACACCAGGACGTGTAATGGACCATATGAAAAGACGAACATTAAAAATGGAAACTGTAAAAATGGTCATATTAGATGAAGCAGATGAAATGTTAGATATGGGCTTTAGAGATGATATAGAAGCTATATTAGATAAAATACCAGAAGATAGACAAACAGTTTTATTTTCTGCAACTATAGCTAAAGAAATTATGGAGCTTACAGATAAATACCTTGTAAACCCTGAAATTATAAAAGTTGCAAGAAAAGAACTTACCGTTCCTAATATAGAACAAATATATTTTGAAATAAAAGAAAAAACAAAAGTAGAGGCTACTTCTAGGCTCATAGATATGCATTTTCCAGAGCTAGTAGTTATATTTTGTAATACTAAAAAAAGAGTTGATGAGCTTGTAGAGCATTTGCAAGGTAGAGGATATTTTGCAGAAGGTTTGCACGGAGATTTAAAGCAAATACAACGTGATATTGTAATGAAAAAATTTAGAAATCGTACAATAGAAATATTAGTGGCAACAGATGTTGCAGCACGTGGTATAGACGTAGATGATGTTGATATGGTTATAAACTATGATTTACCTCAAGATGAAGAATATTACGTACATAGAATAGGAAGAACAGGTAGAGCAGGGCGTTCTGGTAAAGCTTTTAGCTTTGTTGTCGGTAGAGAAATATATAAACTTAGAGATATTATGAAATATACTAAGGCAAAAATAAAATTAGGTAAATTACCATCATTAATGGATATAGAAGAGGCTAAAACTAATAATTTTATAGAAAAGATAAAAGGTGTTATAGAAGAAGGACGCCTTACTAAATATATAAATATTGTAGAAAATATTATAAATGAAGATATATCGGCTGTGGATATATCAGCGGCTTTATTAAAAATGAGCTTATATGATGAAAATACAGAAGATATAGATTTTGAAGATGATTTAGAAGACAATAATGAAAAATTAGTTAGATTATTTATAAATGTAGGTAAGAAAAAAAGAGTAAGAGCAAAAGACATAGTTGGTGCTATTGCTGGAGAATGTGGAATACCAGGAAAAGCTATCGGCGATATTGACATATATGACGAGTATACATTTTTAGATGTACCTAAAAAATATGTAAAAGATATTTTAAAAGGTATGAAAGGTAAAAAAATTAAAAAAGTTAGTGTAAAAGTTGAACGAGCTAAAAGTAGATAA
- a CDS encoding ECF transporter S component, producing MNNSLSKNDKKNFSKDIVKISLFSAIIFTLGMTPFGYIPLGAFKIVTVHIPVIIGSIVLGPKKGSFLGFIFGLTSFIMSHLQPAITSYFFSPIISGNIFSLIVCFIPRILVGIVPYFIFNLLKKINLNLSLIISGLVGSLVNTIFVLSFIYIFFAEKYAEILNTSLDNLIPVILASVGVNATLEAIASSILVLSICKAIFKISK from the coding sequence ATGAATAATTCTTTATCTAAAAATGATAAAAAAAATTTTTCAAAAGACATTGTAAAAATATCATTATTTTCTGCTATAATTTTTACTTTGGGAATGACACCTTTTGGTTATATCCCTTTAGGAGCTTTTAAAATAGTTACCGTACACATTCCTGTAATTATAGGTTCTATAGTTTTAGGTCCTAAAAAAGGTAGTTTTCTTGGGTTTATATTTGGGCTAACTAGCTTTATTATGTCTCATCTACAACCAGCTATTACCTCTTACTTTTTTTCTCCTATTATAAGTGGTAATATATTTAGCCTTATTGTATGTTTTATACCTCGAATTTTAGTTGGTATAGTTCCTTATTTTATTTTTAACCTATTAAAAAAAATAAATTTAAATTTATCTCTTATAATAAGTGGTTTAGTTGGCTCTTTAGTAAATACTATTTTTGTTTTAAGTTTTATTTATATATTTTTTGCAGAAAAATATGCCGAAATATTAAATACTTCTTTAGACAATTTAATACCCGTTATATTGGCCAGTGTTGGTGTTAATGCTACATTAGAAGCAATAGCATCTTCCATATTGGTTTTAAGCATATGTAAAGCTATTTTTAAAATATCAAAATAA
- a CDS encoding LacI family DNA-binding transcriptional regulator, whose protein sequence is MPVKIKDIAKKLNISVGTVSKGLNGASDISYDLTQLILDTAIEMGYKPKKMLNGNSKKLCIFITNMDYKSKNDFGYDIILGFKKCAIRDNWKVYIEEINHSFQEENNYDKYMLAKGYSGAFFVGFALDDLWLQNLSKTTTPTVLLDNYIPKNFNVSYVGTDNFEAFDILIDYLVSIGHSKIGFFSGFLDSMVSSERYDAFLKAMKNHNLNIDKNLICFGHYSIDSAEYHIPNIIKNNATAILCGSDLMAYGAIKVCEKMGINVPNDISIIGFDDIDICKKSTPKITTIKQNRLEIGKCAYISLEGIMRNVCINKTTLRPKLIKRNSVKKII, encoded by the coding sequence ATGCCTGTAAAAATAAAAGATATTGCAAAAAAACTAAATATATCTGTTGGAACTGTTTCAAAAGGATTAAACGGAGCCTCTGATATAAGCTATGATTTAACTCAGTTAATATTAGATACTGCCATAGAAATGGGCTATAAGCCAAAAAAAATGCTTAATGGCAATTCAAAAAAACTTTGTATATTTATCACTAATATGGATTATAAATCTAAAAATGATTTTGGATATGATATTATTTTAGGATTTAAAAAATGTGCTATACGTGATAATTGGAAAGTATATATAGAAGAAATTAATCACAGTTTTCAAGAAGAAAATAACTATGATAAATATATGCTAGCTAAAGGATATAGTGGTGCTTTTTTTGTTGGATTTGCATTAGATGATTTATGGTTACAAAATTTATCAAAAACAACTACCCCAACAGTTTTGTTAGATAACTATATACCTAAAAATTTTAATGTTAGCTACGTAGGAACAGATAATTTTGAAGCTTTTGATATACTAATAGACTATTTAGTATCTATTGGACATTCTAAAATAGGCTTTTTTAGTGGCTTTTTAGATTCTATGGTTTCATCTGAACGATATGATGCTTTCTTAAAAGCTATGAAAAATCATAATTTAAATATTGATAAAAACCTTATTTGTTTTGGTCATTATTCTATAGACTCAGCCGAATATCATATACCTAATATAATAAAAAACAACGCAACCGCTATATTATGTGGTAGCGACCTTATGGCCTACGGTGCTATAAAAGTTTGTGAAAAAATGGGAATAAATGTACCTAATGATATTAGTATAATTGGATTTGATGATATAGATATTTGTAAAAAGTCTACACCTAAAATAACAACTATTAAACAAAATAGACTAGAAATTGGTAAATGTGCTTATATTTCTTTAGAAGGTATTATGCGTAATGTTTGTATAAATAAAACTACTTTAAGGCCAAAACTTATAAAACGTAATTCTGTTAAAAAAATAATATAG
- the addA gene encoding helicase-exonuclease AddAB subunit AddA has product MAFTKNQLQAINERNKNILVSAAAGSGKTTVLAERIINKIINDRVDVDRLLVVTFTRDAAEEMKERIIKRINIELQKDTNNEFLSEQLVRINKAQISTIDAFCSKVVKTHFKVVDIDPNFRIGDKGEIDILTDESLQNFLDKYYEENNDSFINLVNSFTKGANDENFKKIFLNIYFKAQNLPYPKKWLENAYKQFEFTTEEDFFSSKIFLKLIDYVEQILDEILIICDKIKFISTGILDFENNSNNKDTLECFLTKEFSHFYNMKMYIQDKKYKDFIDNVFTLKYERWKPSFLKETPELKEEIKQLRDIYKKFFNDEIVKNFFSKSISDIMEDINAIYPILKTLCNLIIEFDDYFMAIKKEKNIFTFSDISHFCLDILVKNDEPTSIAKQYLDLFKEIIIDEYQDSNSIQETILSSIAYNNRFMVGDIKQCIYRFRQANPNIFNKKYIEYFNNENEGKRVDLNANFRSNTSVIDSINIIFENIMCDKLGEVSYDENAKLYNEANFPNVEENVSILNKCSLNIIDCSQAMEDIEDSSITEIANDEIEATFICKKINELFNNNIMIFDKDIKKYRKIEYKDIVILMRSKSNFDIFSNVLSQNNIPVYTETSNGFYDFTEIKTIINILNILVNPLQDYALIGTMYSPIFNFSSNELLEIKLFSDEKIFYNNILKFIKNSENNILKDKCTKFLDKIDKWQNLSKSLSINELLSYIYEDSNYYNYLALLENGNIRQANLYSLLEKAISFEETNLHGLFNFITYINKFKLFSDDGKASILSKNENVVKIMTIHKSKGLEFPVVFLSNLSKGFNTSDLKEPILFDEDYMFGISIFTGNDKYEPRKKVSSIQKNIIAYKNKEESYSEEMRILYVALTRARENLILTGCINKKFKDTLEKMEKLILPSVKYILPRYFIKEGISNNYLAWVYTAIKNFDINNIWQVNFITYEDILSHKINAKRQDEISNNKSKIFYELINLDKNKNYTDNKDNIYKNLSWQYNNKLMQQISSTLSVSEIKRIYQTKFLDNLKTYDNTSFNLPKFYTISKDSLTPMEVGSIYHKILENIDFSIKNDIELDKFLNDLILKNIISIKELEFLDKNIILSFLNTNLVKRINKSKLIKRESAFTLGVDVKEIYKNDEFKNIDSIILVSGMIDLYFEEEDSLVLVDYKTDKTKNKNILLNRYKSQLELYKKALEQSSGKTVKECIIYSILHNISITI; this is encoded by the coding sequence ATGGCATTTACAAAAAATCAATTACAAGCTATAAATGAACGAAACAAAAATATACTTGTTTCAGCTGCGGCAGGTTCGGGTAAAACAACTGTTTTAGCAGAAAGAATAATAAATAAAATTATAAATGATAGAGTAGATGTTGATAGGCTACTTGTTGTTACATTTACTAGAGATGCTGCAGAAGAAATGAAAGAACGTATTATAAAACGTATAAATATAGAGTTACAAAAAGATACTAATAATGAGTTTTTATCTGAACAATTAGTTAGAATAAATAAAGCACAAATATCTACGATAGATGCTTTTTGTTCAAAAGTTGTAAAAACGCATTTCAAGGTTGTTGATATAGACCCTAATTTTAGAATAGGCGATAAAGGTGAGATTGATATATTGACAGATGAGTCTTTACAAAATTTTTTGGATAAATATTATGAAGAAAATAATGATTCATTTATAAACCTTGTAAATTCTTTTACAAAAGGTGCTAATGATGAAAATTTTAAAAAAATATTTTTAAATATATATTTTAAGGCACAAAATTTACCATATCCTAAAAAATGGTTAGAAAATGCTTATAAACAATTTGAATTTACAACAGAAGAAGATTTTTTTTCGTCTAAAATATTTTTAAAGCTAATAGATTATGTAGAACAAATTTTAGATGAAATATTAATTATATGTGATAAAATAAAGTTTATATCAACAGGTATTTTAGACTTTGAAAATAATAGTAATAATAAAGATACTCTAGAGTGCTTTTTAACAAAAGAATTTTCTCATTTTTATAATATGAAAATGTATATACAAGATAAAAAGTACAAAGATTTTATAGATAATGTGTTTACTTTAAAATATGAAAGATGGAAACCTAGTTTTTTAAAAGAAACACCAGAATTAAAAGAAGAAATAAAGCAGCTAAGAGATATATACAAAAAATTTTTTAATGATGAAATAGTTAAAAACTTTTTTTCAAAATCTATATCAGATATAATGGAAGATATAAATGCTATTTATCCTATATTAAAAACATTATGTAATCTTATTATAGAATTTGATGATTATTTTATGGCAATAAAAAAAGAAAAAAATATATTTACATTTAGTGATATATCTCACTTTTGTTTAGATATACTTGTTAAAAATGATGAACCAACTAGTATTGCTAAGCAATATTTAGATTTATTTAAAGAAATTATTATAGATGAATATCAAGACAGTAATTCTATACAAGAAACGATTTTATCTTCTATAGCTTATAATAATAGATTTATGGTAGGAGATATAAAGCAGTGTATTTATAGATTCAGACAAGCAAATCCTAATATATTTAACAAAAAGTATATAGAATATTTTAATAATGAAAATGAAGGTAAAAGGGTAGATTTAAATGCTAATTTTAGAAGTAATACTTCAGTAATAGATAGTATTAATATAATATTTGAGAATATTATGTGTGATAAATTAGGAGAAGTATCTTATGATGAAAATGCAAAACTTTATAATGAAGCTAATTTTCCAAATGTAGAAGAAAATGTAAGTATATTAAATAAATGTTCATTAAATATCATAGATTGTAGTCAAGCAATGGAAGATATAGAAGATAGCAGTATAACAGAAATTGCTAATGACGAAATAGAAGCAACATTTATTTGTAAAAAGATAAATGAACTTTTTAATAATAATATAATGATATTTGATAAAGATATAAAAAAATATAGAAAAATAGAATACAAAGATATAGTAATATTAATGCGTAGTAAGTCTAATTTTGATATATTCTCTAATGTTTTATCCCAAAATAATATACCAGTATATACAGAAACATCTAATGGGTTTTATGATTTTACAGAGATAAAAACAATAATAAATATATTAAACATACTTGTTAATCCTTTACAAGATTATGCTTTAATTGGTACTATGTATTCTCCTATTTTTAACTTTTCATCAAATGAGTTATTGGAAATAAAATTATTTTCAGATGAAAAAATTTTCTATAATAATATACTTAAATTTATAAAAAATAGTGAAAATAATATTTTAAAAGATAAATGTACAAAATTTTTAGACAAGATAGATAAATGGCAAAATTTATCAAAAAGTTTATCTATCAATGAACTTTTATCTTACATATATGAAGATTCTAATTATTATAATTATCTTGCATTATTAGAAAATGGTAATATTAGACAAGCAAATTTATATAGCCTTTTAGAAAAAGCTATATCTTTTGAAGAAACAAACTTACACGGTTTGTTTAATTTTATAACATATATAAATAAATTTAAATTATTTAGTGATGATGGGAAGGCTTCTATTTTATCTAAAAATGAAAATGTTGTAAAAATTATGACAATCCATAAAAGTAAAGGGTTAGAATTTCCTGTTGTTTTTTTATCAAATTTATCAAAAGGGTTTAATACATCAGACTTAAAAGAGCCAATTTTATTTGATGAAGATTATATGTTTGGTATATCTATATTTACTGGTAATGATAAGTATGAACCAAGAAAGAAAGTTTCTAGCATACAAAAAAATATTATTGCATATAAAAATAAAGAAGAAAGCTATTCTGAAGAAATGCGTATTTTATATGTTGCTTTAACTAGAGCTAGAGAAAATTTAATTTTAACAGGGTGTATAAATAAAAAGTTTAAAGATACTTTAGAAAAAATGGAAAAATTAATTTTACCTAGTGTTAAGTATATTTTGCCTAGATATTTTATAAAAGAAGGTATATCTAACAATTATTTAGCGTGGGTTTATACAGCCATAAAAAACTTTGATATAAATAATATTTGGCAAGTTAATTTTATTACATATGAAGATATATTATCACATAAAATAAATGCTAAAAGACAAGATGAAATATCTAATAATAAATCTAAAATATTTTACGAATTAATAAATTTAGACAAAAACAAAAATTATACTGATAATAAAGATAATATCTACAAAAATTTATCGTGGCAATATAATAATAAATTAATGCAACAAATAAGCTCTACTTTATCCGTTTCTGAAATAAAAAGAATTTATCAAACAAAATTTTTAGATAATTTAAAAACATATGATAATACAAGCTTTAATTTACCTAAATTTTACACCATTTCTAAAGATAGTTTAACACCAATGGAGGTAGGGTCTATTTATCATAAAATTTTAGAAAATATAGATTTTTCTATAAAAAATGATATAGAATTAGACAAATTTTTAAATGATTTAATATTAAAAAATATAATTAGTATTAAAGAATTAGAATTTTTAGATAAAAATATAATATTATCGTTTTTAAATACTAATTTAGTTAAAAGAATTAATAAATCTAAATTAATAAAAAGGGAATCTGCTTTTACTTTAGGTGTTGATGTTAAAGAGATATATAAAAATGATGAATTTAAAAATATTGATAGTATTATTTTAGTTAGTGGTATGATAGATTTATATTTTGAAGAAGAAGACAGTTTAGTTTTAGTAGATTATAAAACAGATAAAACAAAAAATAAAAATATTCTTTTAAATAGATATAAATCCCAATTAGAATTATATAAAAAAGCTTTAGAACAATCTAGTGGTAAAACAGTTAAAGAATGTATAATTTATTCTATATTACATAATATTTCTATTACTATATAA
- a CDS encoding type III pantothenate kinase, with product MLLAIDIGNTNIVLGGIDKNNIYFIARLYTEKKLSYDQYTIQIKNMLDIYNINIENIDDCIISSVVPPVLDAIVQAVKILIKKDPIIVGPGIKTGLNILMDNPAQLGSDLVVNSVACLNQFKPPLIIIDMGTATTISVIDKNKNYIGGCIIPGVKISLNALSGMTAQLPHISLDEPKKTIGTNTIDCMKSGIVLGSASMIDGMIERIEEDLGYKSTVVATGGIANHIIPFCKKEIIYDDDLLLKGLYNIYIKNKH from the coding sequence ATGTTATTAGCAATAGATATAGGCAATACAAATATTGTTCTTGGTGGTATAGATAAAAATAATATATATTTTATAGCAAGGCTATATACTGAAAAAAAGTTATCTTATGACCAATATACTATACAAATAAAAAATATGTTAGATATATATAATATAAATATAGAAAATATAGACGATTGTATTATATCTTCTGTTGTTCCACCAGTTTTAGACGCAATAGTACAAGCTGTAAAAATTTTAATAAAAAAAGACCCTATAATAGTAGGTCCAGGTATAAAAACAGGGCTTAATATATTAATGGATAATCCTGCTCAACTAGGTAGTGATTTAGTTGTAAATAGTGTTGCTTGTTTAAATCAATTTAAACCACCTTTAATAATAATAGATATGGGCACTGCAACTACTATATCTGTTATAGATAAAAACAAAAATTATATTGGAGGTTGTATAATACCTGGTGTTAAAATATCTTTAAATGCTCTATCTGGTATGACTGCTCAACTACCTCATATTAGTTTAGATGAACCTAAAAAAACTATAGGTACAAATACAATAGATTGTATGAAAAGTGGTATTGTTTTAGGTAGTGCATCTATGATAGATGGTATGATAGAACGTATAGAAGAAGATTTAGGATATAAATCTACTGTTGTTGCAACAGGTGGCATAGCAAATCATATAATACCTTTTTGTAAAAAAGAAATTATATATGATGATGACTTATTGTTAAAAGGTCTTTACAATATTTATATAAAAAATAAACACTAA